The DNA region TGATGTACAGATTTTATTTCTGATTCTTATGCAATGTCCTCTCGCCTTGTTTTCGTACAAGTTCCAGGCATCTaaagggctggggagagagagagagagagagtggaggaggagggagcaggAGTGGAAATTTCCTCCAGTCTTGTGTCCAATCGCAGTAACTGCATGAGGCGGATCACGGAGAAATCACGTTTCGCTGGCACCAATGAGCGTCCTGAGAGGGGGACAGGCTTCACATTATAAATGTCTCTCCTttcccaaccccctctccccaaagTACAGCTGAATGAAAAGAATCCGGAGCTGGGCAAAACACAGCAGCAGCGAGGGACAGAAGAGGAGAGCAAAGCCCCTAACAGAGAATTCTAGAGTTATTGGCCAGCAAGGTACtgtactcagagagagagagagagaaaggacagagtgcTGCTTACTAAACCATGTTCACTGAAATTCATCACATTGTATTCCAGCCTGGAGTTTGCAGCTTTTTGTGTTtagtctcagtgtgttgttgatgttgttgcttttctgtctccctcactcactcttcctccccccccctcttttattttttttctctctctcctcggtCACTAGTTCCCGGCGATGAAGCAGAAATGTGTTTGTAACAATTGGGCATTTTGTTTTTTGTAGTCTTGTTTTTGGTGGAGGATGCGGatctctcgctgtttcctgtTTCTGGTAAAAAAATGCGGCAATATCAAGCCGGCGAATTGGCGGAATCAACATGTAGGTTAACGAGCAAAGAATTTGTTAGGGTTAGGAATTGTTGAGGATGGACGGATcgctggggagaggggagggagggagcggaaaTTGATATTTTTTTCTGCATGTTGCTGATTTGCATGTCAGGGTTGAtcaggggaaggtgggggggggggggggttggtttgcATGTTTGGGGAGAGCTGGGGGATGCTGCAGTTTGATCGGAGTGTACCCAAGGGCTGCTGGTGTGCATGTTGAGTGTGTGGTGCCGGGGGTTTAATCCATGtgagcagcaggaggaggagaatgATTTTCAGGGGCAGTTTGTGCATGTTTGTGGCTGAGGGCAGCTGCCGGGCTCTGCGTCCCCAGGGCTGCTTCACCCCCTGCTCTCCAGCCTCCCTCTCCGCACTGCTCCGGGCTGGGGGCTGCCGGTTGCTCCCACCGCCTCACAGTACACACCTCTGGACATCTGTAAGTCTGCACAGCCGACCGTATACCCTGTATGTGTGGAGGGGAGATCCACCAGACAGTGACTAACCCCCTCCcccgaatacacacacacacacacagaccctgccTCTCTGAATTTAACCCACTCGATGTGTCAAAGTAGCATCAGGTTGGACTCCATTGGAAAACAGTTTTTCCTTTTTTATTTAATTTGCTATTAAAATGGACATTTCATTCGGATTTTAATGTGTGTTGAAATTCCACAGAATTGTGAAATGGACAGAATTGTGAAACTGCAGCCATTCATAAAATGTGTCCATTTTTATTTATTCTGCCAATGGACATTTTTATTGTcgcattgttttttttttaatcttcCCCTCCAAAGTTCGGTTCTTATTTATTATTTAAAAAGGTGAGAGTAACCCAAAAGAGAGTGGGATGCGGGTGTGTATCAGTCCCTGGAGCTCGCACGGTGTCAGCCTGCTCTCGGTGTGGGTGTTGTGAGCGCTTTCTGCATTCTGCGATCCCTGCCATGTGGCAACTGCGGTTAATGTCCTCCATTTCTCGCTtatttttctctctacctcccccctccccccccctcctcttccttctcctcctcctcctcctctactTCTCAGACTTACAAGATGGCCACTTCAGCCAGCGCCAATCTCAGTAAGATCGTCAAGAAGAATTACATGGAGCTGCCCCAAGATGGCAAGGTGCAAGCCATGTACATCTGGATTGATGGCACAGGAGAAGCAGTCCGCTGCAAGACCAGGACGCTGGAGAAGGAGCCCAAGACCATTTCCGGTACAGTGCAGCCTTCTCACATCCACCTTGGTCTCTGGAAGTGTTGTTACCAGCCTCACTGATGTGGGgaaagaaatattaaaaataaaaatgagcaCCATCTCACCAACCCCTTCATTAATACTAAAAATAATGGGAACAACTTCATTGGTGCCGAATGGACACACTCTTCGGGACTTGGTTTAAAGTTTTTAGAAATCCTGGGATGTGAATGCCAACAAGTGAAAATCCCATGAAATGAGAATTAACTCCAACCATGGCCATGATtgtgtagatttttttttaatagaaaaaGAACTTTCTCGCTCCAAATTCCATTTGTCCAATGATTTgactttttggaaaaaaaaattgacTGATGCATTTGAATTCCCTCGAGTTTGTTTTCTTCCTCTGCTGTCTTTAGTTTTTTCGCCAATTTTCACTCCTCGTTTTTCTCCTCTACTGTTTTTTTCCGCCAATTTTCACTCCTCACTCAAGTGGTCATCTCCATGCGTGAGTGTTGGCAGACAATTTAACTACAAGGGGCATCGCCACTGCCAAAGCACTCCTCTGTCCCTGATCTCCATTAAGGTGCACTTTGTCTAGTAAGTTACTGGGTAAGTGATCAAGAACAGGAACTTTGTATGACAAGTATTTtttttccctccctccttcccaagTCCCCTGGTGCTGAGGGCCAGTAGAAGCATTGTTCTGCAAAAGTCCCCAGGTGCCTGACTGTTGTGCATGGCTTAATAAGTGAGCTGTTCCTGCGTAAATATCAGGAAAACAGTTTGGAGCCAGGTCAAGTATAAACTAATTTAAACGTGTAGAGTTATAGTCCGATGTGTCAAAGTCTTTGAGGCAAAATGAGAGAAGCTTAACAGCTTTACTAACATATTGTGCGATACAATCACTGACATTTAACACTTGGCTGTTGTCCACAATCTAGTCTGGGAACAGTATCGCCTCCGATCCATGCAACTGCTGCTGTTGTCATGGTGACTAATATCACGAGTTGTTTTAGTCCCATGTAATTTGGTAATGCGCTGTTGCAGTGTTAAGGTGTAGCACTTCAAATAATTTCCTTACAACATAATGTTGTGAATTGAAATTATTTCCACTGCATTACTGCAGGATGTGGCTGGTTGTCTGTACTCCTGGAAGGGCAATGTTTGGTGTTGGGCTGCTTTGGCAAGTAGGCACTGGCCTGCCTTAAAGGTTCACTGATGTGGGGAGGCTGTGCTGTCTGCATGAAGCATGAACAAGGGTATTGGGGAAGATTGCTGATTTTCCAGTGGCATCGGGTGAGTTTCAAAGCCGGAATAGTTTTGTGTTTGCTCCATATTTCTCTGCATGACTGGCTGAAGCAATGCTAGTTAGCTTCTTGCGGATTAGCTTCAGTGTTTGCGTGATCCTTTTTATTTTGAGTTGGGAGGACTTTTTTTCTCCATTCTTGCTTTCTAGTTTAGTTACCATGAAGCTTTGTTTATCCCCCACCTTGCAGAACTCCCAGAATGGAATTTTGATGGCTCGAGTACCTATCAGTCGGAGGGCTCCAACAGTGACATGTACCTCATCCCATCTGCCATGTTTCGGGATCCTTTCCGTAAGGACCCCAACAAACTTGTCCTCTGTGAAGTCCTCAAGTATAACAGGAGGCCAGCAGGTACACACTGAGTAATGTCTTCACTTGGAAACTGAAGTAACATTGAAGAGAAatccatagaatcgtacagttcATGACAATGGCTGGGATCGACATAGTGCCTTTGATGCAACACAGGAATGTTACAAAGTAAAACTTACCACATAAGGAGTTATTGGGGCAATGGTCAAAAATCTGGTTGAACTGTTGGGGTTTAAAGTGTGCCTTAAAGGAGCTGAGATGTTTAGGGAGGAATTTCCAGAGCTTGGGACATAGGTACAGCCACCAATAGTGGTACACTTAAAATTAGGAGTGTTTTCAGGCCAGAATGAAAGGATCTCTCAGATTGTACCAACACACCAATTCTTTCCGGTTAATCCTACACCCTCCCTGTAGCTTTGCAGATTTTTCCCTTTTTGAGTAGATATTCACTTCCCTTCTGGACATTAGTATAAAATCTGCTTGCACCGCCATTtcagacagtgtgtttcactgagtgagGGCAGGTGGGGCCTTCCCCTTCTCCCACCCTTCCTCTCCATGGAGGTCCTCTTCGGTGGTGTCATTCCAGCTGAATCTCTGCATTCTCCCCAGCTTCTTGTAgaaacttgtcaacccaagctgcTCAGTTGCATTGTCATGTCTTCAAGGTAAAGTGCAGCTTCTTTCAAGACATCCTTGTCCATCTTTAAGTGAAATGACTAGCCAAGACAGTTTTGTGCAGTTGGGACATATGTCCCAGAAGGCCATTGCAACCTGTGAAGGTATCACCTGTTTGTCATCTACCTAGCTCCTTATAGTGAGTGTTCAAAATGCAAACCTGATGCATTATCCTGTCCAAGGAACCAAATTGTCCAAAGGATATTCAACACTAATGGTTGAAAAGCTTTGTTATTAAATGTTGTAGCTCATAGTTTCTGAGATACACAGTACATTAGAACTGTCATATATCTGTGTGGTCAGTCTGTGTCTCCTATAGACTGGAAACTGGTAGATAACTTACAAACTATTCTGTTTCTACAGAAAGTAATCTTAGAAACTCATGTCAGAAAATAATGTCCATGGTAGCAGATGAACATCCCTGGTTTGGAATGGAACAGGAGTACACGTTGCTGGGAACGGATGGACATCCCTTTGGGTGGCCTTCGAATGGCTTTCCTGGACCACAGGGTGCAGTATCTCTTCCACATTCACATTTCCTTTCAATGTTAGCAATAAGAGCTCTAAGTGCAACATGTTAGGCTTTTAAATCGACTGAGTGCGGGAGCAATGTTCAAAGGGCAAAGGGAGTAAATGATAACTTTAtcaagtaactgttgtgaatgaTTAGTGCTTGGAAGTCAATATGAATGCATCCCTGATGAAGCAATCCTTAGAGTGCAAAATTGTTCAAAAGTCGACATTTGAAGATATTTTGGTGTAGGGTGGTCTTAATGGAATTCTACTTCTTTACCTCCATTCATATTTTTGGGTGTACCTAATTTTCTGGTGAAACCTGTAACTGATGGAGTTATTGTTTTCCTCTAGGGCCCTATTactgtggggttggtgcagacaaAGCTTACGGTCGTGATATTGTGGAGGCTCACTACCGAGCCTGCCTGTATGCTGGGATTCATCTGTCTGGTACCAATGCTGAGGTGATGGCTTCTCAGGTAAGAGAGTGGGGCTGCAGTTTGGAATTCTGTTGTAAAATTTGTGACCGAGTGATTTTATCGGAGTTTAAGTAACGATATCATCTTGGGTACAGCGGCGGTGCCAGGGGACTAGAGAATGGCTAATCCTTACAGACCAATCTGTTTAACCTTGGTGGAGCTTGAAGAAAAAAGAGACAATTAACAACCACTTTGACAAGAAAAGACTATTAAAGCAGAACCGACATGGATTGTGTTTGACTAACTTAGTTTGGCTTTTGAGGTAACAAAATGGATAGGGACAGTGATCTTGATGATGGCTGTTACCCATGGGATAAAAGGGAGAGTAGCAGCAGGGGTACAAAACTGGCTAACAGATAGAAAACAGAAGAATGCCGGAAATTTGAAataattgaaaatgctggaaaaactcagcaagtcaggcagcatctatggagagaggaaAACCAAAGTTAACACTGAGTCTGGTATGGCTGTTCAGAGACAGGAAACAACGGTGTGTGtggcaacaaaaacagaagatctcgacaggtctgacagcatctttggggagagaatagagccaacgttttgagtctggatgaccctttgtcagagctcattggtgtgtgtgtgtggttcagggtTCAGTGTTAAGACCATTGCTGTTTTTGATAAATGTTAATGACTTGGAGATACAGAGCATAGCTTCATCATTGGCAGGTAACACAACATTTTAAATGTAGTAAATCGCACGGAAGGCAGGGTTTTGCGACAGGTcataggctggtggaatgggtgggcaGATAGCATGCAaaattcaatgcggaaaagtgaggtgatgtattttggcaggaagagtaaTGTCAAATGGGACGATTCCTTTGGGAGGCGTGTGTGAAGAACAAGATCAGATGTTTGTGTCAAAAAATTTTTGAAGGTGCTTAACAGAAAAGTTAATAAAGCATCTGGCTTCCTGAGCTTTTGAAATGGAAGCCCAGGAGGTAACTGGAGAACTGTGCTTATCGTGTCCAGCATCACACTTTCAGACTGACATGAAAACTTTAGAGAGGTATATAAGAGACTTATTAACATTTACTCAATGTAATGGAGTAGTTATATAAACTTGGAATGgcaaagattgagaggagatttaatcgaggtgtttagatagagtaaagAAAGTGAAACTGTTTCTAATGGCTGAAGGGGCTGTTAACCTGAGATTTAAAGTGATTAACATGAGAAAAATCTTTCTGTGCAATGCGAGGTTAGGGTTTAGAATGAACAGGCTAAAAGGGTAGATACAGATTCAACAGCCTCACATAGTAAATTGAGATAAATGCATAAGAGTTAAAATTAGGGATATGATAATGAGTGGGACTAACTAGGTTGTTTTAAGAGTTGATACAGATTTGATGGCCAAGTGGTTTATTTTTCAATAATTCTATTGCTCGAAAGTGGAGTATAAAAGGAGATGAAGTGTGGCCACAATCTGCTTTCAGTTTATAGAGGGATAAAAATCAGAGTGCACTTTTCCCGATCATTATGTGaatatcactggcaaggctgactttttgttgaccatccctaattgcccttgacagaATGTTTCTGTGCTTGGATGTCAAAGTACTAGGTGGACAGGGTGTGGTTTAAACTGTGATCGTTGGGAGGCCTGGTCAACTCTATCAGGCTCACTCGTTCTCAATAAACATGAGGCAAATGAGGGACGTGGAGTTGAGATAGTTGAATGGGAGAAGGGGCTCGaggaactgaatggcctgctctgtTCTTTTGTAACTGACATTAAATGGTGTCCAGACCTTGACTACATGACTCCCAAAGACCAGTGAGATAGCTGCCTGTTTCTGTTGAGGTCTGACTACTGGGAAGTCAGTGGCTGGGTGACCCATGGCTGCTTAGCTGTCGATCTGATGTTGCTCTGTTGTTGTCTGTCAGAACTGTTAACATTAACTCTTTAAGTTGACTGGTTAACTTTTGTGATTGGGCAatagacacacacatctccatatCGTAATCCCATTTTAGGTTTGATACACAGCCAGCTCATATCAGAGGCAGTGCAGAGCTTCCCCCATAGGCAGGTTTTCTATATACCTTGTTATGATTTTTACATGACAGTTAGCATATAAATGATCATCTCTGTGCTCTTTGAGCCTCTACTGAGGCCCTGTTTGCTTTTTAAACTGATCACTGGTTTCACCTCCACAGTGGGAGTACCAGGTTGGACCTTGCGAAGGTATCAATATGGGTGACCACTTATGGATGTCGAGGTTTATTCTGCACCGGGTGTGTGAGGACTTTGGTATCATCGCTAGCTTTGACCCGAAGCCCATTCCTGGCAACTGGAACGGAGCTGGATGCCACACCAACTTTAGCACCAAATCCATGCGGGAAGAGGGTGGCTTGAAGTGAGTATCAATTATTAAATCCAgtggttaatttttaaaaagagctgacatttgagAAATCATCTGGCACCTTGATCTGTGCCGATAGAATTGGGGAAAGGAGTGCTTTTTATAAATGAAAAGACAATACTTAAGGAGCAGTTCCCTGGAATGTGGCTTGTCGTATCTAGAGTGACTTTGTGATTTGCTCcattaattagaatcatagatttatagaacccaacagtgcagaaagaggccattcggcccatcgagtctgcaccgaccacaatcccacccaggctctacccccacatattttacccgctaatccctctaacctacgcatccaaggacactaaggggcaattttagcatggccaatcaacctaacctgcacatctttggactgtgggaggaaacccacgcaaactcgaggagaatgtgcaaactccacagagacagtgacccgggccgggaatcgaactggggaccctggagctgtgaagcagcagtgctaaccactgtgctactgtgctgccagtGTTGAGTAAGGATGACATAATTGATTGAGAGGATAATAAATTCTACTTGAAATGTGCTGATGCCACCCAGTTAATGGCAACAATTTTGAGGGGTGGAATTGCAAAAGTATTAAAACTATCTTTTCTTTTTTAGATTCATTGAAGAGTGTATTGAAAAACTGGGCAAGAGGCACCAATACCACATTCGCGCCTATGACCCTAAAGGAGGCTTGGATAATGCTCGACGTTTGACGGGCCACCATGAAACCTCCAATATCAATGAGTTCTCAGCAGGCGTAGCTAACAGAGGAGCCAGCATCCGAATCCCTCGATCCGTCGGCCAGGACAAGAAAGGCTACTTTGAAGACCGCCGTCCGTCTGCTAACTGTGACCCTTATGCAGTCACAGAAGCATTGGTCCGCACATGCCTATTGAGTGAGACTGGGGACAAATCTATTGAGTACAACAAAAACTAAATTAAGCGCACTAATGGACCTAGCATTTGTAGCAGTGACACCTTTTTTGAAATGTGGGACCTTAAGGTCTCTACTCCTACACTCTACAGGTGCTAAAGGTGGGGATGGCAAGTTGTTGTGGGACGGGgtggaggaaagggggggggggggggggatggtgaagGAAGGTGGTACGGGAAGAGTTTGATTATATTTCGGAGCATaacctttttctgtttttatctggaAAGTGAGGAATGATGCTTGGGATAGGACAACAGGCTGTTCTCTTATTTAGAACAGTTAACATTAACTCTTTAAGTTGACTGGTCAACTTCTGATGGACAATAACCTGTAATTTAATACAGTCAACATTGATATTAAAGCGGGGCTTTTTTTATTAAAATGCAGCATTAATATTTCATGGTCGGGTGACACATTTTTCGTTTTACTAACTCTTTGGATCTGTACAGATCCACAAATATTTACTAATTCTGTAAACTACAACGTTTCACTAACTCGCTGATAGTTTGCATCCTTTCCTGAGACTTTGGGCAGTGATTGAGAGTTATGTGAATGGTTGGCCTGGCATCAGGAAAGAACTTTTGTGACCCCTTGTTGGGACTCCCCAAGTCCTGGTTGCTATTGTGTTGAGACTCCGCCTTCAAAAATAGGAAGTAGAGACACTAAGATCCCAAGATTTGATTTCTAATTAACGTACTGTATTCCTACACAATTAATCTTCACTCGGTTTAGGCTGGCCAGCTAATTTACAGTGTTCTTGTCATTGTTATAGGGTCCAAGGGCAACTTAAATGTGATGCCTTTGTTTATTGTACATTACTTTAATGACTAAACCTCTCAAGAAATGTGCCCATAAAGATCAAAAGTTTTCCTGGGAGTTTTGCAAACGTTTGTAAAATCAGTTGTATGACACTAGCTTGACTGTGTATTGTAATGCTTCGGGGGGTGGCAGGAGAGGTTTACAGATAATTAATATGTGACTGACCCTGCAATTAGTTACTGTTCACTTGTCACTTGACCTTTTCTTATACATTTTAAGGCATTTCAGGGAAAAGTTCAGTTGTAAAaaatttgtctccagttttatttCTGTAGTCCCTGCCGAGGTACATACACTAACTGTGGGATTGGCCCCTCCCAGTACATTTTTGTGCAACCATTTCTGAAGCATGCTGTAAGCATTGATGTATTTTTTACCCTTTTTTGGTGGTACAGATTTGTTTCAGGGTTCAAGTTTGCTGTAGACTTTTTTAACAAAGAAAAACAAATAGAAGCTTTTTAAATTGTTGTTTCACTCTGTCTTGTATTTGGAATTGTCATTGCTAAAATTTGAGTAAAGTGGTTTTTAACCGATTGCTTTTGTATGAAACAGACTCTGCAATACACATATCGGTCGAGTGTTTCAGGATgttgggaaatgtgtgtgagagtgagaaagatagattgtgtgtgtgtgtgtgagagatggggtgtgtgagagatgggggggtgtgtgtgtgagatggggtgtgtgagagatgggggggtgtgtgtgtgtgagagcaagtgtCTGATGGAATGCCTCACCACTTAAAGAAGCAACTTGTCTCCATGACTTCTTTCACTGAAATAAACCTCATCCACAGTATTTGATTTCAACAGCCACAAG from Mustelus asterias chromosome 8, sMusAst1.hap1.1, whole genome shotgun sequence includes:
- the LOC144497126 gene encoding glutamine synthetase, mitochondrial isoform X3 — its product is MKRIRSWAKHSSSEGQKRRAKPLTENSRVIGQQELPEWNFDGSSTYQSEGSNSDMYLIPSAMFRDPFRKDPNKLVLCEVLKYNRRPAESNLRNSCQKIMSMVADEHPWFGMEQEYTLLGTDGHPFGWPSNGFPGPQGPYYCGVGADKAYGRDIVEAHYRACLYAGIHLSGTNAEVMASQWEYQVGPCEGINMGDHLWMSRFILHRVCEDFGIIASFDPKPIPGNWNGAGCHTNFSTKSMREEGGLKFIEECIEKLGKRHQYHIRAYDPKGGLDNARRLTGHHETSNINEFSAGVANRGASIRIPRSVGQDKKGYFEDRRPSANCDPYAVTEALVRTCLLSETGDKSIEYNKN
- the LOC144497126 gene encoding glutamine synthetase, mitochondrial isoform X1 yields the protein MRISRCFLFLVKKCGNIKPANWRNQHTYKMATSASANLSKIVKKNYMELPQDGKVQAMYIWIDGTGEAVRCKTRTLEKEPKTISELPEWNFDGSSTYQSEGSNSDMYLIPSAMFRDPFRKDPNKLVLCEVLKYNRRPAESNLRNSCQKIMSMVADEHPWFGMEQEYTLLGTDGHPFGWPSNGFPGPQGPYYCGVGADKAYGRDIVEAHYRACLYAGIHLSGTNAEVMASQWEYQVGPCEGINMGDHLWMSRFILHRVCEDFGIIASFDPKPIPGNWNGAGCHTNFSTKSMREEGGLKFIEECIEKLGKRHQYHIRAYDPKGGLDNARRLTGHHETSNINEFSAGVANRGASIRIPRSVGQDKKGYFEDRRPSANCDPYAVTEALVRTCLLSETGDKSIEYNKN
- the LOC144497126 gene encoding glutamine synthetase, mitochondrial isoform X2, whose translation is MATSASANLSKIVKKNYMELPQDGKVQAMYIWIDGTGEAVRCKTRTLEKEPKTISELPEWNFDGSSTYQSEGSNSDMYLIPSAMFRDPFRKDPNKLVLCEVLKYNRRPAESNLRNSCQKIMSMVADEHPWFGMEQEYTLLGTDGHPFGWPSNGFPGPQGPYYCGVGADKAYGRDIVEAHYRACLYAGIHLSGTNAEVMASQWEYQVGPCEGINMGDHLWMSRFILHRVCEDFGIIASFDPKPIPGNWNGAGCHTNFSTKSMREEGGLKFIEECIEKLGKRHQYHIRAYDPKGGLDNARRLTGHHETSNINEFSAGVANRGASIRIPRSVGQDKKGYFEDRRPSANCDPYAVTEALVRTCLLSETGDKSIEYNKN